The genomic region CACCCGGCGATGCCGGCCGACCGGCGCGACCGCGCCTACCGCCGGTGGCGCTCCGCCGTCGACCGCGCCCGGGACTGGGCCGACGACCTCGACGACCTCGACGACCGCGACGACCCCGCCGCCCCCGCCGCACCTCGCTGACCTGCTTCGGCAGTCACCGAGACGGGCGCGGACCGGCCGCCGCGCGGCCACTTTCGCCGCCGGGTGCGATCATGACAAGGGGCGCAAGTCGGTCACCGAGCGCTACTTTCCGGGCGACGCAGCCCCGAGATCTGCTGCACCCCGCATTCGCGGGACCACGCCGGGGCCACATTCCCTCGCGTCTTCTTGGTCGAACCGGCTGCCAGGCGCACCGATGCCTGACAGGCTGTCACTGGGGGCGGTTGGCGTCTCCTGTCGACCTGACCCGGACGGAGACCGTGACCGAGGCGGACTACGCCCTGGAGCTCGGGCGCCGGCTTCGCGCGGCGCGCAACCGGCGTGGCATGTCGCTGCTGGATGTCCAGGAGCGCACCCACGGCCGGTGGACCGCGGGCACGCTGGGGGCCTACGAACGAGGCTCCCGCACCCTGCGGGTGCACCGGCTGGTCGAGCTCGCCGAGTTGTACGACGTTCCCGCGACCCTGCTGGTCCCGCCGGCAGCCGACCGCCGTGACGTCGACCACCTTCCCCCGCTCGTCATCGATCTGCGCCGGCTGCGCAAGCTGCCGCCGACCCGGACCGGTCCGCTGCGGCGCTGGATCGCGATCGTGCAGGTCCTGCGCTCGGACAGCTCCCGCGACATCCTGCGGCTGCGCCGCTCCGACCTGCAGTCGCTGTCACGCCTGTACAGCACGACGCCGTCGATGCTCTACGAGCGGCTCGGCGCCTGGGGCGCGTTGGTGGAGCCGGGCGAGCCGGTGGCGGTCGGCGCGCGGCGCCGCGTCCTGCCCATCCGGCCGCCGCAACAACGACGTTGAGGGTGCCCGGCGGGCGGGTCGGCTCCGAGGTGGCGGGTACCGGCCCCCCTGGCCCCCGGTCGGATCCGTAGGATCGCCAGGTGGCCGAGATCCTGGCAGTCAGCGTCACTGGCCTCGTGAAGACCTACTCCGCGCGGTCCGTTCCCTCCCGGTCCGCCACCGCGCGCGGTGAGGGCTCCCGGGGCAACGGTCGACGTGGCCGCCGCGCCTCCGCCGCGCCGGCGCTGCGGCCCGCGCCGTTCACCGAGGTCTCGACGATGCCCGCCACGCTCGCGGCGCCGGCGGGGCGGGCCGCCTCC from Frankia alni ACN14a harbors:
- a CDS encoding transcriptional regulator, translating into MTEADYALELGRRLRAARNRRGMSLLDVQERTHGRWTAGTLGAYERGSRTLRVHRLVELAELYDVPATLLVPPAADRRDVDHLPPLVIDLRRLRKLPPTRTGPLRRWIAIVQVLRSDSSRDILRLRRSDLQSLSRLYSTTPSMLYERLGAWGALVEPGEPVAVGARRRVLPIRPPQQRR